DNA sequence from the Siniperca chuatsi isolate FFG_IHB_CAS linkage group LG3, ASM2008510v1, whole genome shotgun sequence genome:
CAGAATATCAGCAGCTTCAGTTACAGTATTGCAGCAGGGTTGGTGTCAAATGAACCCGGCAGGTTTGAACCTCCAGTAAATGTTTTCCATGAATGTGGACCAGAACAGAGCGGTACTGTTGAACCAGTGTGTTGATCTCTGTGTTCTCCATACTAACagatgtctgtctctcagaaTCAGATCCAACAACACTTGGGACAAACGTGAGAGATACTTCCTTCCCCGCAGAGCCCAACAGCACCACCAGCAACTGTTCCTGCCCCAGTGCAGCTCCAGCAGCCACTGCTGCCCCCAACTCCAGCCCCAGCAGCGCTGCACCTGCCTTGGGCCTCCTCACAGTTAAATGGACGAGAAAATGTGAAGGAAAAGTTTACCTGATGCTCTATCATCCCTCCAACTCCTCCTTGCCTGTCTGTCATGGCAGTGAGACAGGCGTCCAGAGTCTtctgagaaatgtgtgtgagaaCACGAAAGGTTGTAAAGGCGCACCACGCTGggaaaacagcaaacagcagctgaatGGTTATCACATCACAGAGAGCGGAGCAAAGGAGCAGACCAGCTGTGGCACACTGAGCGTCCACTGCACAGGTTGGTCTACTGTCTGTGGATGTGAGCTCGTTTCATGATGCTAACGTGATGCagtgtaaaaccacaagacaccaCAGCACCACTGTCAGTCTGCCTACAGGTTaggtctgtgttgttttgtagtATCGTTTGG
Encoded proteins:
- the LOC122871216 gene encoding uncharacterized protein LOC122871216 isoform X1 gives rise to the protein MDLRTVVTISALLLVTADVCLSESDPTTLGTNVRDTSFPAEPNSTTSNCSCPSAAPAATAAPNSSPSSAAPALGLLTVKWTRKCEGKVYLMLYHPSNSSLPVCHGSETGVQSLLRNVCENTKGCKGAPRWENSKQQLNGYHITESGAKEQTSCGTLSVHCTVFSVEVLADVQGQLHAYKVVTALLCCVLLVLLLIRFTRPTVKALQKRLSDRRQNRWIGPTQSHSVSYHRGKTAVKNNDGEKRLSYPALERLAVSDSREPSSNRNSDFNF
- the LOC122871216 gene encoding uncharacterized protein LOC122871216 isoform X2; translated protein: MDLRTVVTISALLLVTADVCLSESDPTTLGTNVRDTSFPAEPNSTTSNCSCPSAAPAATAAPNSSPSSAAPALGLLTVKWTRKCEGKVYLMLYHPSNSSLPVCHGSETGVQSLLRNVCENTKGCKGAPRWENSKQQLNGYHITESGAKEQTSCGTLSVHCTVEVLADVQGQLHAYKVVTALLCCVLLVLLLIRFTRPTVKALQKRLSDRRQNRWIGPTQSHSVSYHRGKTAVKNNDGEKRLSYPALERLAVSDSREPSSNRNSDFNF
- the LOC122871216 gene encoding uncharacterized protein LOC122871216 isoform X5, with translation MSAHKSDPTTLGTNVRDTSFPAEPNSTTSNCSCPSAAPAATAAPNSSPSSAAPALGLLTVKWTRKCEGKVYLMLYHPSNSSLPVCHGSETGVQSLLRNVCENTKGCKGAPRWENSKQQLNGYHITESGAKEQTSCGTLSVHCTVFSVEVLADVQGQLHAYKVVTALLCCVLLVLLLIRFTRPTVKALQKRLSDRRQNRWIGPTQSHSVSYHRGKTAVKNNDGEKRLSYPALERLAVSDSREPSSNRNSDFNF
- the LOC122871216 gene encoding uncharacterized protein LOC122871216 isoform X3, with the protein product MDLRTVVTISALLLVTAESDPTTLGTNVRDTSFPAEPNSTTSNCSCPSAAPAATAAPNSSPSSAAPALGLLTVKWTRKCEGKVYLMLYHPSNSSLPVCHGSETGVQSLLRNVCENTKGCKGAPRWENSKQQLNGYHITESGAKEQTSCGTLSVHCTVFSVEVLADVQGQLHAYKVVTALLCCVLLVLLLIRFTRPTVKALQKRLSDRRQNRWIGPTQSHSVSYHRGKTAVKNNDGEKRLSYPALERLAVSDSREPSSNRNSDFNF
- the LOC122871216 gene encoding uncharacterized protein LOC122871216 isoform X4, with the protein product MDLRTVVTISALLLVTAESDPTTLGTNVRDTSFPAEPNSTTSNCSCPSAAPAATAAPNSSPSSAAPALGLLTVKWTRKCEGKVYLMLYHPSNSSLPVCHGSETGVQSLLRNVCENTKGCKGAPRWENSKQQLNGYHITESGAKEQTSCGTLSVHCTVEVLADVQGQLHAYKVVTALLCCVLLVLLLIRFTRPTVKALQKRLSDRRQNRWIGPTQSHSVSYHRGKTAVKNNDGEKRLSYPALERLAVSDSREPSSNRNSDFNF